One genomic region from Pseudoduganella dura encodes:
- a CDS encoding PEP-CTERM sorting domain-containing protein, translating to MTSLMKLFRFAPIAALLCSSLSHAAIANSASVYLHTEPGSYVGGGIGVPEVTWTHGDQGIFFSSANYGTAESGVQISYDGGDSWTFQFAAPSYNPVTNTNDGQALQAGFYDRATRFPFNSPTRPGLDVSGNGRGNNRLYGWFNVLEISYGVTGDLESFAVDFRQYDEANGPYGPSLYGSLRFNSDIAINPVPEPATYAMLAGGLALVGFAARRRRKEVETV from the coding sequence ATGACTTCTTTGATGAAACTGTTTCGATTCGCTCCGATCGCCGCATTGCTGTGCTCGTCGCTGAGCCATGCCGCGATTGCCAATAGCGCCAGTGTTTATCTGCACACGGAACCGGGCAGCTATGTCGGCGGCGGTATCGGCGTGCCCGAAGTGACATGGACGCATGGCGACCAAGGGATTTTCTTTTCCAGTGCGAATTACGGCACGGCGGAAAGCGGTGTTCAGATCAGCTACGATGGCGGCGACTCCTGGACTTTCCAGTTCGCGGCGCCAAGCTATAATCCGGTCACGAATACCAACGATGGCCAGGCATTGCAGGCCGGTTTTTACGACCGCGCCACCCGCTTCCCGTTTAATTCGCCGACCCGTCCGGGTCTGGATGTGTCCGGCAACGGCCGCGGCAACAATCGGCTGTACGGCTGGTTCAATGTGCTGGAAATCAGCTATGGCGTGACCGGCGATCTGGAAAGCTTCGCCGTCGACTTCCGTCAATATGACGAGGCAAATGGCCCATACGGTCCAAGCCTGTACGGCTCGCTGCGCTTCAATTCCGATATCGCCATCAATCCAGTGCCGGAACCGGCAACGTATGCGATGCTGGCCGGTGGCCTGGCGCTGGTCGGCTTTGCCGCGCGCCGCCGCAGGAAGGAAGTTGAAACGGTCTGA
- a CDS encoding pentapeptide repeat-containing protein, with protein sequence MTKKDVLNIKSSDGSALHIEVRSLADKDFDGPDFRNADLRGAQLEGANFCDAVLDHANLNGADCWTATFYRCSMKNVSMKSGIFSGADFQYAQLISADLRNGDFSNENGIYGADFSNANLVNAMWEGAKFSGCKYNGNTVFPDGFDPLVEGMIFNDVV encoded by the coding sequence ATGACAAAGAAAGATGTGCTGAATATCAAGTCAAGTGATGGGAGCGCACTTCATATCGAAGTACGATCTCTTGCGGATAAAGATTTCGATGGACCAGATTTCCGTAATGCAGATCTGCGAGGCGCACAATTGGAGGGTGCAAATTTTTGTGATGCAGTACTCGACCACGCAAACCTTAATGGGGCTGACTGTTGGACTGCCACATTCTACCGTTGTAGCATGAAGAATGTGAGTATGAAATCTGGGATATTTAGTGGTGCAGACTTTCAGTATGCTCAATTGATAAGTGCCGATCTTCGGAATGGAGATTTTTCCAATGAAAATGGAATATATGGCGCGGATTTCTCGAACGCTAATTTGGTCAATGCGATGTGGGAAGGCGCAAAATTTAGCGGTTGCAAATATAATGGAAATACAGTATTTCCTGACGGCTTCGATCCCTTGGTTGAAGGAATGATATTCAACGATGTGGTTTGA
- a CDS encoding RHS repeat protein — MLMASATTHTLTISPSSNRLVSTTGPAPAKSNTYDAAGNLLNDGTIQYGYSPRGRLIKVTNGSTVMQSRYKGLGQRVEKSNGDVFVYDEEGPLIGEYSKSTGRMQREIVYLGNEPVALLTQTVTGTAPSQVFTPNVFYIYNDHLGTPRVITQATDNAIRWRWDDADPFGLQPPNENPSGCADVQPSHAGGQLHQARKRK; from the coding sequence ATGTTGATGGCCAGTGCCACGACGCACACGCTGACCATCAGCCCGTCGAGCAACCGGCTGGTGAGCACTACGGGCCCGGCACCGGCCAAGTCGAACACCTACGACGCTGCCGGCAACCTGCTGAACGACGGTACGATCCAGTACGGGTATAGCCCACGCGGGCGGCTGATCAAGGTGACCAACGGCAGTACTGTCATGCAGTCCCGTTACAAAGGCCTCGGCCAGCGGGTCGAGAAAAGCAACGGCGACGTGTTCGTGTACGACGAAGAAGGCCCCCTGATCGGCGAGTACAGCAAGAGCACGGGCCGGATGCAGCGCGAAATCGTCTATCTGGGCAATGAACCGGTAGCCCTGCTGACGCAGACCGTGACCGGCACGGCACCGAGCCAGGTGTTCACGCCGAACGTGTTCTATATCTACAACGATCACCTGGGCACGCCGCGTGTGATCACGCAGGCGACCGACAATGCGATCCGCTGGCGCTGGGATGACGCCGATCCGTTCGGGTTGCAGCCGCCGAACGAGAACCCGAGCGGGTGTGCTGACGTTCAACCTTCGCATGCCGGGGGACAACTACATCAGGCACGAAAAAGAAAGTAA
- a CDS encoding transposase — protein MFSENIKREAVKLIGQLGASKAAIARDLGIGANLLGRWYRDANVDADVAVGREKVSA, from the coding sequence TTGTTCTCAGAAAATATTAAGCGTGAAGCAGTCAAGCTGATAGGACAGCTTGGTGCGAGCAAGGCGGCGATCGCCCGCGACCTTGGCATCGGTGCCAATTTGCTAGGACGGTGGTACAGAGATGCCAACGTCGATGCAGATGTCGCAGTCGGGCGCGAGAAGGTATCTGCCTAA
- a CDS encoding subtype B tannase, with amino-acid sequence MHQKNTPLKACAAAAAMLLALTACGSDNDNALVGVSDSALAFDSTKYTTINITIDGVQVPVRWYKEVCYVAKPVAMSATQTSLTGASSTIANPTCGYQSMNIFVPESVAANTDTALYFAVNNSGWFASYIKASVADGASFNSTTSNVGAALKAGYVYIDVATRGRGLTAADGSYPGKVPSQVVDAKAAIRYLRLNDARMPGSASRIVVNGTSGGGGLSSIIGTSGNSPDYLPYLASAGAAGIDANGGSTLRDDVLAINAYCPITDLGNADLAYEWLYTTFGTRAAVGRNPNPAGSAQLAAKFPAYQQGLKLANGSGAALNSDNMMDQIRQEVTRSAEVYMAAGGTIPDLGEQMTYASGPTTGTYTNDWLDVDNGTKKVVSIDMAKYLKFVATQATLKAAPAFDQTGMTITAASGESNLFGTASQKYSNFTEYAWDNNDVHGDGIGYDDTGITGSRHFSLATTPVMGQVKLINPLAYIGTTAETAPYWYVRHGTRDRDTAFTVSINLTRALQADPKVQEVNYRLAWNQPHAGNYDVPEAMAWIAQTLKAAAARGL; translated from the coding sequence ATGCATCAAAAAAACACCCCGTTGAAAGCCTGCGCCGCCGCTGCGGCCATGCTGCTGGCACTGACCGCATGCGGATCGGATAACGACAACGCGCTCGTTGGCGTTTCCGACAGCGCACTGGCGTTCGACAGCACGAAATACACCACGATCAACATCACGATCGACGGCGTGCAGGTGCCGGTGCGCTGGTACAAGGAGGTGTGCTATGTGGCGAAGCCGGTCGCCATGTCGGCTACGCAGACAAGCCTGACAGGGGCCAGCAGCACGATCGCCAACCCGACATGCGGCTACCAGAGCATGAACATCTTCGTGCCGGAAAGCGTTGCCGCCAACACGGATACGGCGCTGTACTTCGCCGTCAACAACAGCGGCTGGTTTGCCAGCTACATCAAGGCCAGCGTCGCCGATGGCGCCAGCTTCAACAGTACCACCAGCAACGTGGGCGCCGCACTGAAGGCTGGTTACGTCTATATCGACGTGGCCACGCGCGGCCGCGGCCTGACGGCGGCGGACGGCAGCTATCCCGGCAAGGTGCCATCCCAGGTGGTTGATGCGAAAGCGGCAATCCGCTACCTGCGCCTGAACGATGCGCGCATGCCGGGCAGCGCCAGCCGCATCGTGGTCAACGGCACCAGCGGCGGCGGTGGACTGTCGTCGATCATCGGCACTTCCGGCAACAGCCCCGATTACCTGCCATACCTGGCCTCGGCCGGCGCCGCGGGCATTGACGCGAACGGCGGCAGCACACTGCGCGACGACGTGCTCGCGATCAATGCGTATTGCCCGATCACGGACCTGGGCAATGCCGACCTGGCCTACGAATGGCTGTACACCACGTTCGGCACGCGCGCCGCGGTGGGCCGCAATCCCAATCCAGCCGGCAGCGCGCAGCTGGCGGCAAAATTCCCCGCCTACCAGCAGGGCCTGAAGCTGGCCAACGGTAGCGGCGCCGCACTCAACTCCGACAACATGATGGACCAGATCCGGCAGGAAGTAACCCGTTCGGCCGAGGTGTACATGGCCGCCGGCGGCACGATTCCGGACCTGGGCGAGCAGATGACGTATGCGAGCGGTCCCACAACCGGCACCTATACCAACGACTGGCTCGACGTGGACAACGGCACGAAGAAAGTGGTATCGATCGACATGGCCAAATACCTGAAGTTCGTGGCCACGCAAGCCACGCTGAAGGCCGCGCCGGCGTTCGACCAGACCGGCATGACAATCACGGCGGCCAGCGGCGAATCGAACCTTTTCGGCACGGCCAGCCAGAAATACAGCAACTTCACCGAGTACGCCTGGGACAACAACGACGTGCACGGCGACGGCATCGGCTACGACGATACCGGCATCACCGGCAGCCGTCACTTCAGCCTCGCCACTACGCCGGTCATGGGGCAGGTGAAGCTGATCAACCCGCTGGCCTATATCGGTACCACCGCCGAGACGGCGCCATACTGGTACGTGCGGCACGGCACCCGCGATCGCGACACGGCCTTCACCGTGTCGATCAATCTCACGCGCGCCCTGCAGGCCGATCCGAAGGTGCAGGAGGTGAACTACCGGCTGGCGTGGAACCAGCCGCATGCCGGCAATTACGACGTGCCGGAAGCGATGGCGTGGATTGCGCAAACGCTGAAGGCCGCCGCGGCGCGGGGGCTGTAA
- a CDS encoding RHS repeat-associated core domain-containing protein translates to MYNYDSAGRLSAITLNPANTSGTGTNTAVSTPLLKWITYTATGQTRWWAWGDHTAAKPNEYARGFDLDGRMNWYWLGDPAKTGLRRVLTFDAANRITATTDTGTSLPTRKQAFDYDNLDRLVSATGTSTYRYSYDLNDNRLSMTAGTTTHTLTISPSSNRLVSTTGPAPAKSNTYDAAGNLLNDGTIQYGYSPRGRLIKVTNGSTVMQSRYNGLGQRVEKSNGDVFVYDEEGHLIGEYSKSTGWMQREIVYLGNEPVALLTQTVTGTAPSQVFTPNVFYIFNDHLGTPRMITQSTDGAIRWRWDDGDPFGLQPPNENPSGKGALTFNLRMPGQYYDRESNLFYNYFREYDPQLGRYVQSDPIGIDGGVNTYAYAGGNPVIFIDPEGLAATGAQLGGIIGGAIGGRFGNPGIGRTIGSAAGSAIEDFCTSGPKCDELNKKVQDAKYRAGKLGACKAGMSRGQLQERYRAWIDLASARAQRDQKCWSGGDLGHQQAQADAWKNVGNCGNFLK, encoded by the coding sequence GTGTACAACTACGACAGTGCGGGGCGGCTGAGCGCTATCACGCTCAATCCTGCCAATACCAGCGGTACCGGCACGAACACTGCCGTGAGTACGCCGCTGCTAAAGTGGATCACATATACCGCGACGGGGCAGACGCGCTGGTGGGCGTGGGGAGATCACACTGCTGCCAAACCGAATGAATACGCCCGGGGCTTCGATCTCGATGGCCGGATGAACTGGTACTGGCTCGGCGATCCCGCGAAGACCGGATTGCGTCGCGTGCTGACCTTCGATGCGGCCAATCGCATCACGGCGACGACCGACACCGGAACGAGCCTGCCGACCAGGAAACAGGCGTTCGATTACGATAACCTGGACCGGCTGGTCTCGGCCACGGGCACGTCCACGTACCGCTACAGCTACGACCTGAACGACAATCGCCTGTCGATGACAGCCGGCACCACGACCCATACGCTTACCATCAGCCCGTCGAGCAACCGGCTGGTAAGCACCACGGGCCCGGCACCGGCCAAGTCGAACACTTACGACGCTGCCGGCAACCTGCTGAACGACGGTACGATCCAGTACGGGTATAGCCCACGCGGGCGGCTGATCAAGGTGACCAACGGCAGTACCGTCATGCAGTCGCGCTACAACGGCCTCGGCCAGCGGGTCGAGAAAAGCAACGGCGACGTGTTCGTGTACGACGAAGAAGGCCACCTGATCGGCGAGTACAGCAAGAGCACGGGTTGGATGCAGCGCGAAATCGTCTACCTGGGCAATGAACCGGTAGCCCTGCTGACGCAGACCGTGACCGGCACGGCACCGAGCCAGGTGTTCACGCCCAACGTGTTCTATATCTTCAACGATCACCTTGGCACGCCGCGGATGATCACACAGTCCACCGATGGCGCCATCCGCTGGCGCTGGGATGACGGCGACCCGTTCGGGTTGCAGCCACCGAACGAGAATCCGAGCGGCAAGGGCGCGCTGACGTTCAACCTGCGCATGCCGGGGCAGTATTACGATCGCGAGAGTAATTTGTTCTACAATTACTTCAGGGAGTATGATCCGCAGCTGGGTAGGTATGTGCAGAGTGATCCGATCGGTATCGATGGCGGGGTTAATACATATGCCTACGCTGGCGGTAATCCAGTCATATTTATTGATCCGGAAGGATTGGCTGCAACTGGTGCCCAGCTGGGAGGTATTATTGGTGGCGCAATCGGTGGCCGTTTTGGCAACCCTGGCATAGGAAGAACAATTGGTTCAGCAGCCGGCAGCGCTATCGAAGATTTTTGCACATCCGGTCCAAAATGTGATGAGCTCAATAAAAAGGTCCAAGATGCAAAATATCGAGCCGGAAAGTTGGGCGCTTGTAAGGCAGGTATGTCTCGAGGTCAACTGCAGGAGCGTTATCGCGCATGGATCGATCTTGCATCCGCAAGAGCGCAACGTGACCAGAAATGCTGGAGTGGAGGGGATTTGGGGCACCAGCAAGCCCAAGCTGACGCTTGGAAAAATGTTGGCAATTGTGGGAATTTTTTGAAGTGA